From a single Cydia strobilella chromosome 17, ilCydStro3.1, whole genome shotgun sequence genomic region:
- the LOC134748953 gene encoding uncharacterized protein LOC134748953 → MAANIMEMLRQIQRDLADQKDYMRNLHVINRDLKEKLNLMDERTTDLPKVLVAINRLEQQVKKNNMILYGNDETEIISEGTIMPYKSHIDDEEKAEFLGRISENSTENTEVTELYPSKVKLKEELNGNDESKNDDHIETPEFTTDELGEIISKEMHETKQPIRILNCPFCKQDAAEKFTTYINSDQTQKLEDILNRITDLYQSDMKDLRQSMKHLEATIKMFTEEAVSTVRQQETIQNTPTYFTTEQISQINAVLKRITDSNQSQTEEVKKLINDNARNVSQEQIDKLIATCTKLKSNAETNQSEMRQMQELMKYFVAKKLPIEASTASKQKTVQISPTYFSPDQMSKLNSGLKRVAEIYQGTDMFPVIQVVPGAADEHPVMKQLREGVFYTLRVDCENEGKYFKVKLGTNGLKRTSVIDMITDYPNLTVNDVVKEWLISIKKWNTWSQAYWFNWPMGYNKVTGRLRALEVGQ, encoded by the coding sequence ATGGCTGCTAATATTATGGAGATGTTAAGACAAATTCAACGTGATTTAGCTGATCAAAAAGATTACATGAGGAACTTGCACGTAATTAATAGAGACCTGAAAGAAAAGCTAAATCTCATGGATGAACGAACAACAGACTTACCTAAGGTACTTGTGGCTATAAATAGGCTAGAACAGCAAGTTAAAAAGAACAATATGATTCTTTACGGAAACGACGAGACTGAAATTATTTCCGAAGGAACTATAATGCCCTACAAATCTCATATTGACGACGAGGAGAAGGCAGAATTTCTCGGTAGAATATCTGAAAACAGCACAGAAAATACTGAGGTAACTGAACTTTATCCATCGAAAGTAAAATTAAAGGAGGAGTTAAATGGCAATGATGAAAGTAAAAACGATGACCACATTGAAACGCCGGAGTTTACCACAGACGAATTAGGAGAAATAATCAGTAAGGAGATGCACGAAACAAAGCAACCGATTCGGATTCTAAATTGTCCATTCTGCAAACAAGATGCTGCTGAGAAGTTCACGACTTATATAAACTCAGATCAGACTCAAAAGCTCGAAGACATTTTGAACAGAATAACTGACCTGTATCAGTCTGACATGAAAGATCTGAGACAATCAATGAAACATTTAGAAGCGACAATCAAAATGTTTACTGAGGAAGCAGTGAGCACAGTACGACAACAAGAAACGATTCAGAATACACCTACTTATTTCACTACAGAACAGATCAGCCAGATCAATGCTGTATTAAAACGAATTACAGACTCGAACCAATCTCAGACCGAAGAAGTTAAGAAACTAATTAACGATAATGCAAGAAATGTTAGTCAAGAACAGATTGACAAATTAATTGCCACTTGtactaaattaaaatcaaaCGCAGAAACGAATCAGTCTGAAATGAGACAAATGCAAGAACTTATGAAGTACTTTGTAGCAAAAAAGTTGCCCATTGAAGCGAGTACAGCCAGCAAACAGAAGACTGTCCAGATATCTCCGACATATTTCAGTCCAGACCAGATGAGCAAGCTTAATAGTGGACTGAAGCGTGTTGCAGAGATATATCAGGGGACCGACATGTTCCCTGTTATACAAGTAGTACCGGGGGCTGCTGATGAGCACCCTGTTATGAAACAACTACGAGAAGGTGTATTTTATACCTTGCGTGTGGATTGCGAAAATGAAGGTAAATATTTTAAGGTTAAACTTGGAACCAATGGACTTAAGAGGACTAGTGTCATAGACATGATCACAGATTATCCGAATTTGACAGTAAATGACGTTGTTAAGGAATGGTTGATATCAATCAAAAAATGGAATACGTGGTCTCAAGCATACTGGTTTAATTGGCCTATGGGATATAATAAAGTCACAGGAAGATTACGAGCTCTTGAGGTAGGGCAGTAG
- the LOC134749109 gene encoding uncharacterized protein LOC134749109 has product MASLYSRVKLRHEKLQKVTADSQALWEQLQAEGAVSEEEFTAIHLKLKQCLGTFEKELFQYLSVEPEADVVEMTQDQLKAEDLLTELEIALQIGKRRSETVKKSKLPELSLPSFSGDKLKWCEFWDRFAANVDHRQLQESEKLMYLLSCLKGAALETVSGIAATNANYSIAVETLKRRYGSTDTLIDAHYTALNNLQKADYTSASCRSVLDSVERNIRVLEKLGEPVGGNHLRALVLSKFPEKVIHEHHLIGEATDLMAIRNNLDKIITAMEKSADTVVPSPKYIAVPGRSTTEALQVRTEVRSQSSRKRKHAGNAGAPPSKQAKRACLFCNLKGHASRDCRKYNTVEARQKQVTGRCLHCLRRNHKASSCKRKIACFRCKGDHLLIFCPNPASDGEEHDIMEKLSLKSLCATSNKHTFLQTAVATLQNPLTKKSIKGRVFIDCGSQRSYITLAAAKRLGLPTLQEDLLLIFTFGASEPLQTLTPGTTVNIQTKRDVTKQFTVNVVPRITDSVPVTSFKHPGVDIVADDDTVGEVVDVLIGNDYFGSILTGRKIQVSEDFCLLDTDFGWVPSGKLTTEERSEVLSVVTYCQCHTPNCPYFSEPDLPLRNIDVRFLWSLENLGITDSPKATRQEEAVRHFNETVQYEEGRYLVKWPWIEYPPDLPSNFGLALGRLKSNLKRLDLHLIKEYDVILKEQLDLGIIEVVTRGSDLNADHPIHYLAHHMVKQDGGGKGRIVYDASAKTTGQKSLNECLYSGPSMLEDLTALLLKFRTKRYGILADVEKAFLQVALQEDDRDVTRFLWLKDTTKEATEDNLLYLRFCRVPFGVVASPFLLTATIQHYISQSNKALLKQVADKCYVDNLVTGADSLQEAKQIYEQTRTVFEQLSMNMRDWISNNQSLMDKIPEHHRSVKHGQVKVLGLMWNVEEDTLKLNLTEDHFSTDPPIDTKRKVLRALARVYDPCGFVCPLMLSMKLIFQNICEKKCKWDTELPTEMTQSVKNVMESLKSIVNTEVPRYIGTDVSMSELKYHLHCFTDASKDAYAAIVYLKVIEDGQGKSVSLLMAKSHVSQTKDKDELKIPKLGLLGFLIGSRLLKYVRNHLDLDIEKEYLWSDSLVVLSWMRSNKLLPPFVANRVNEIKRNHPNTEMFYVHTKANPADVATRPELFEEKRQLWFNGPEFLAKEESCWPQNRLYETHQNLLSVGEVLGDDPDEPTQEVPIGDDADQSEALEQGSPSDPVEPMETQDLSIPTESGEYPTDGSMELDNPDYHNEGDIQQQTIVSKIVSEIRDLQRKHFQEELDGKRTHLARNLDLFVDVDGLLRCRGRMANTTWSYDMKYPILLPKNSEFTDRIIKETHESNYHVGAPHTLSIIRERYWIPQGKAQVMKVLKRCTQCVKHGGGPYRLPGTPALPPERVNYNRPFTYTGIDYLGPLFVSTQTGKEKRWVALFTCLTVRAIHLEIVKDLSAEECLLALRRFIAARNKPQRMYSDNATCFKLVAEMVQQPYCVKNDIQWKFICQLAPWHGGFYERLVALVKHCLKRTLEKHLLNDTRLLTVMKEVETVLNSRPLTRVGTEVEHVLCPADFLSLGQCLTMRPSAADIPTCNTATKSDLFESWKRGCNILEEFKRMFVKQYLASLRERYNNSPKQPRVKSHRSPQVGDLVQVKSDLKNRNLWKVGKIHELIRGSDGECRVARVKVDDSTLTRSIGHLYPLEVDDETPEVEPVEGGLPEIEEDSGELEVPTSVDAHVPVLDEQPEIDADHLAGCDMTSHNEVPPPEEQPEERGNGRSKRIAAIRARDKILEWTRHLLALLQ; this is encoded by the coding sequence ATGGCAAGCTTGTACAGTCGGGTTAAGCTGCGCCATGAAAAATTGCAAAAGGTGACTGCGGACTCTCAAGCCCTCTGGGAGCAGTTGCAAGCGGAGGGAGCTGTCAGTGAAGAGGAATTCACAGCAATCCACTTAAAATTGAAGCAATGCTTGGGGACTTTTGAAAAGgagttatttcaatatttaagtgtCGAACCGGAGGCAGATGTGGTTGAGATGACCCAAGATCAACTTAAGGCTGAAGATCTATTGACAGAATTGGAAATTGCATTACAGATTGGCAAAAGGCGGAGTGAAACTGTTAAAAAATCCAAACTACCTGAATTAAGTCTTCCATCCTTTTCGGGGGACAAGTTGAAGTGGTGCGAGTTTTGGGACCGGTTTGCTGCTAATGTAGACCATAGACAGTTACAGGAGTCTGAGAAACTAATGTACCTCCTGAGCTGCCTGAAGGGCGCAGCGCTTGAAACAGTTTCAGGAATAGCGGCTACCAATGCAAACTACTCCATTGCAGTGGAAACTTTGAAGCGGCGTTACGGGTCAACTGACACTCTGATTGACGCACATTATACCGCCCTCAACAACCTCCAAAAGGCAGACTATACTAGTGCCAGCTGCCGTAGTGTCCTGGACAGTGTTGAACGGAATATCAGGGTGTTGGAGAAGCTCGGGGAACCGGTTGGAGGCAATCATTTGAGAGCATTAGTCTTGTCAAAATTCCCAGAAAAGGTGATCCATGAGCACCACCTCATAGGTGAAGCTACTGACTTGATGGCCATTAGAaataatttagataaaattatcacagCAATGGAAAAGTCAGCGGATACAGTTGTACCGAGTCCAAAGTACATTGCCGTGCCTGGCAGAAGCACAACTGAGGCGTTGCAAGTACGTACAGAAGTAAGGTCTCAGAGTAGCCGGAAGCGGAAACACGCGGGAAATGCTGGAGCACCACCATCAAAGCAAGCAAAGAGAGCATGCTTGTTCTGCAACCTGAAAGGACATGCTAGCAGGGACTGTCGCAAATACAATACAGTCGAAGCTCGGCAGAAGCAAGTAACGGGAAGGTGTCTACACTGCCTACGACGCAACCATAAGGCATCATCCTGCAAGCGCAAGATTGCTTGCTTCCGCTGTAAAGGAGACCACCTGCTTATATTCTGTCCCAATCCGGCCTCAGATGGTGAGGAACATGACATAATGGAGAAACTCTCTTTAAAATCCTTGTGTGCTACCTCTAACAAACATACCTTTTTGCAGACCGCAGTGGCAACTCTTCAAAACCCTCTAACTAAGAAAAGTATCAAAGGCAGAGTCTTCATAGACTGCGGTAGTCAGCGGAGTTACATTACTCTGGCAGCTGCAAAAAGGTTAGGCCTGCCTACCCTCCAGGAAGACCTTCTACTCATTTTCACTTTTGGAGCTTCTGAACCTCTGCAGACGTTAACCCCCGGAACAACAGTCAACATCCAGACGAAACGTGATGTCACTAAGCAGTTTACTGTAAACGTCGTACCAAGAATTACAGACAGTGTTCCGGTGACGTCCTTCAAGCATCCCGGAGTCGACATTGTTGCTGATGATGATACAGTTGGAGAGGTTGTTGATGTACTCATCGGGAATGACTACTTTGGCTCTATCCTCACAGGAAGAAAGATCCAGGTGTCAGAAGACTTTTGTTTATTGGATACGGACTTTGGATGGGTGCCCTCAGGAAAGCTTACTACTGAAGAAAGAAGCGAAGTCCTCTCAGTGGTCACATACTGTCAATGTCACACTCCTAACTGCCCATATTTCAGTGAGCCAGATCTGCCTTTAAGAAACATAGACGTAAGGTTCTTATGGTCATTAGAGAACCTAGGGATTACGGACTCTCCAAAAGCTACAAGACAGGAAGAAGCAGTTCGTCACTTCAATGAGACCGTGCAATATGAGGAAGGCCGGTACTTAGTCAAATGGCCCTGGATTGAGTACCCACCAGATTTGCCATCAAATTTTGGATTGGCCTTAGGTCGATTGAAGAGTAACCTGAAAAGACTGGACCTGCATTTAATCAAGGAGTATGACGTGATCCTGAAGGAACAGCTGGACCTAGGAATTATAGAAGTCGTTACTAGAGGGTCAGACTTGAACGCAGACCACCCAATTCACTACCTCGCCCACCATATGGTGAAACAAGATGGCGGCGGCAAGGGGAGGATAGTATACGATGCTAGTGCCAAAACTACTGGACAGAAAAGCCTCAATGAGTGCCTTTACAGCGGACCTTCTATGTTAGAAGACCTAACGGCGTTACTTTTGAAGTTCCGAACTAAGAGGTATGGCATACTGGCTGATGTAGAAAAGGCGTTTCTACAAGTAGCACTTCAAGAGGATGATCGCGATGTCACAAGGTTCCTCTGGTTAAAGGACACAACCAAGGAAGCAACGGAGGATAACTTACTGTATCTGAGGTTCTGCAGGGTACCTTTTGGAGTTGTAGCAAGTCCATTCTTACTGACAGCAACGATCCAACACTACATAAGCCAGTCAAACAAGGCCTTGCTGAAACAAGTCGCTGACAAATGCTATGTGGATAACTTAGTGACTGGAGCTGATAGCCTGCAGGAGGCTAAACAGATCTATGAGCAAACCAGAACAGTGTTTGAACAGCTGTCTATGAATATGAGAGACTGGATCTCAAACAACCAGAGCCTTATGGACAAGATACCAGAACATCATAGGTCAGTCAAACATGGACAGGTCAAAGTGCTCGGACTTATGTGGAATGTCGAAGAAGATACGCTGAAACTGAATCTGACTGAGGACCACTTCAGCACAGATCCTCCGATAGACACAAAGAGGAAAGTTCTTCGGGCTCTAGCACGTGTGTATGACCCATGTGGTTTTGTATGCCCACTCATGTTGTCAATGAAGCTGATCTTCCAGAATATCTGTGAAAAGAAATGCAAATGGGATACAGAACTACCTACGGAGATGACACAGTCTGTGAAGAATGTCATGGAAAGTCTGAAATCCATAGTGAACACAGAGGTGCCGAGGTACATCGGAACAGATGTCTCAATGAGTGAGCTTAAGTACCACTTGCACTGCTTCACAGATGCCTCCAAAGACGCATATGCTGCCATTGTCTACCTTAAAGTGATTGAAGATGGACAAGGAAAATCAGTCTCCCTTTTGATGGCAAAATCACACGTGTCACAGACCAAAGACAAGGATGAATTGAAAATTCCTAAATTAGGACTTCTAGGATTTCTGATTGGAAGCAGACTCCTGAAATACGTAAGGAACCATCTTGATCTTGACATCGAGAAAGAATATTTGTGGTCAGATAGTTTGGTTGTGCTTAGTTGGATGAGGTCAAACAAACTGCTCCCACCCTTTGTTGCCAACAGGGTAAACGAAATCAAGCGTAACCATCCAAACACAGAGATGTTCTATGTCCACACAAAGGCAAATCCTGCTGATGTTGCCACACGTCCAGAACTGTTTGAAGAGAAAAGGCAACTTTGGTTTAACGGACCGGAGTTTCTTGCCAAGGAAGAATCATGCTGGCCCCAAAATAGACTCTATGAGACACATCAGAACCTTCTTTCTGTTGGGGAGGTCCTGGGTGACGACCCAGATGAGCCGACACAGGAAGTACCCATTGGTGATGACGCTGACCAGAGTGAGGCCCTGGAGCAAGGAAGTCCCAGTGATCCCGTTGAACCAATGGAAACCCAGGATTTGAGTATACCTACAGAGAGTGGTGAATATCCTACTGATGGAAGCATGGAACTTGACAATCCTGACTATCACAATGAAGGAGACATCCAGCAGCAGACGATTGTTTCCAAAATAGTGTCCGAGATAAGGGATCTGCAAAGAAAGCACTTCCAAGAAGAACTAGATGGTAAAAGAACACATTTAGCACGAAATCTAGATCTCTTTGTCGATGTGGACGGCCTTCTTAGGTGCCGCGGGCGTATGGCGAACACCACCTGGAGCTATGACATGAAGTATCCGATACTACTGCCAAAAAATTCTGAGTTCACTGACAGAATCATAAAGGAGACGCATGAGAGTAACTACCACGTCGGTGCTCCACATACATTGAGTATCATCAGGGAGCGGTATTGGATACCCCAAGGGAAAGCCCAGGTGATGAAGGTGTTAAAGCGATGTACCCAGTGTGTCAAACACGGCGGCGGTCCGTATCGTTTACCAGGCACACCGGCGCTGCCTCCAGAACGAGTAAATTACAACAGACCCTTCACTTACACTGGTATTGACTATCTAGGACCACTATTTGTGAGTACCCAGACTGGCAAAGAGAAGCGATGGGTAGCCTTATTCACGTGTTTGACAGTAAGAGCGATACACCTTGAGATCGTGAAGGACCTTTCGGCTGAAGAATGTCTCCTGGCCTTGCGACGATTTATAGCTGCTAGAAACAAGCCACAACGGATGTATTCAGATAATGCAACTTGTTTTAAGTTAGTCGCTGAAATGGTACAACAGCCATACTGCGTTAAGAATGACATCCAGTGGAAATTTATATGTCAACTAGCACCGTGGCATGGAGGGTTTTACGAGCGGCTTGTGGCCTTGGTGAAGCATTGCCTTAAAAGAACTCTAGAAAAACACCTTCTCAATGATACCAGGTTACTGACGGTGATGAAGGAAGTGGAAACGGTACTGAATTCAAGACCGCTGACACGAGTCGGTACAGAAGTGGAACATGTTCTCTGCCCGGCTGATTTCTTAAGCCTAGGACAATGTTTGACTATGAGACCATCTGCCGCAGATATTCCTACTTGTAACACTGCTACAAAGAGCGACCTGTTTGAGAGCTGGAAGAGAGGATGCAATATCCTAGAGGAATTTAAGAGAATGTTCGTCAAGCAGTACCTTGCTAGTCTGAGAGAGAGGTACAACAACTCGCCCAAGCAACCTAGAGTTAAATCTCATCGATCACCACAAGTAGGCGACCTTGTACAGGTTAAATCGGATCTCAAGAACAGAAACCTCTGGAAAGTGGGGAAGATCCACGAGCTGATCAGAGGAAGTGATGGTGAATGTAGAGTAGCGAGGGTCAAGGTTGACGATTCTACTTTAACGCGTTCCATTGGCCATCTCTACCCGCTGGAGGTAGATGACGAGACGCCTGAGGTAGAACCTGTAGAGGGAGGCTTGCCTGAGATTGAAGAGGACAGCGGGGAGTTGGAAGTTCCAACCAGCGTGGATGCTCACGTACCTGTGCTCGATGAACAACCGGAGATCGACGCGGATCATCTGGCTGGATGTGATATGACCAGTCACAATGAAGTCCCACCACCAGAGGAGCAGCCAGAGGAAAGAGGCAATGGGAGAAGCAAGCGGATCGCAGCCATTCGTGCCAGGGATAAAATCCTGGAGTGGACGCGACACCTGCTCGCCTTGCTGCAGTAA